CGGCGACCCCTGCTCTTCCAGGTTCGCCAGTTCGTTGACGTCGAAAATCGCCCGGGCGTGGACCGGCGGACGCCCCTCTCGGACGGCTCGCAGATCCTCGAGCATCTCCTCGGTCGACTGGTAGCGGTCTTCCCGCCGCTTGGCCATCATCACTTCTATGATCTCGGCGCAGCCGACCGACAGTTCCGGGTTGATGTGGTCCGGCGGCGTAAGCTGCTCCCGCAGATGCTTGAGCATGACCGCGGTGGGATTCGGGGCGTCAAACGGCACCCGCCCCGCCACCATGTGGTAGAACGTCGCGCCCAGCGAGTAGATATCCGCCCGAAAGTCGATATCGACCTCGCCCCGAATCTGCTCGGGCGAAATATAGTACGGCGTGCCGTAGGCCCGCCCGGCCTCCGACTGGGCCAGCCGGGTATCCGAAACCTCGCGGGCCAGACCCATGTCCGCCAGTTTCGCCACCCCGTCCCTCGTGAGCATGATGTTCTTGGGCTTCACGTCCCGGTGGACCAGGCCCCGCGCGTGGGCGTGGGCCAGGGCGTCGGCGATCTGGAGGATCAGGTCGACGGCCTCGCTCTCCGGGTACCGCTTGCTCTTGGCCAGCACGTCGTGGACGGTATAGCCGTCGACGTACTCCATGACAAAGTAGTGATAGCCGCCCGCCTCGCCGACGTCGATGGCCTGCACGATGTTCCGGTGGTTCAGCTTCGCCGCCGCCTTGCCTTCCCGGTAAAACCGGTCGACGAACTCCGCGTTCTCGCTGTAACGGTGCGGAAGCACCTTCACCGCGACTACGCGGTCCAGCGAGAGCTGCCGGGCCTTGTAGACCGTCGCCATCGCCCCCTTCCCGAGTTTGTCGAGCAACTGGTAGCCCGGGAATAACTGCTTGGCCGGCTTCTGATCGGCGTCGGCGATCAGCCGCTGCATCTGCGCAGCCGTCACGCAGCCCTGCTCAACAAGGACCTCGCTGAGCGGCTTGTCCTGGCCCCTATCCGCCAGTTGCTTCTTGCGGACCAGACAGGATTTGATCTCCTGCGTGGTGGCAAGCTTGTGCTTGAGCACCAGCTTGCTGACCAGCGTGTCTTCGCCGCCGCCGAAGCTGGACGCGGATGCCGAACTGGTATCGCCTTGGTCGGGCATGCTTTACACTACTCTTATTCTTCGTCGCTGGTTCGCCCCAAACGGAAAATGACGCTCCCGCTCCCGCGAGCTTTGGGCGATGAAATGCACGAAAGCGGCCTGCAGACGCGACCCGGCTACCGCCGTCGTCCAAAACTTATAGTATACCAGTATTCACACCGGCGACAAGCGAAAGGTCCGTTACCGGGAAAATTGTTGCTCGGTTCCGGGAAGGGGCTTGTCCGGACATTTGGCCTTCACCCGCGGGCTGCGGGGCCGCGCGGCAGCCGCGTGCAGGGCCAGCAGGACGTACTCCATCCGGGCGCCGCCGCCCCGGGCAAGCTGCTCGCCGCACTCCTGGATAATGGCGTCCAGGGCGTCATCCCGGGCGTCGGCCAGCAGTTCCCGAACCGTCATCGACAGTCGTCTTGCCCCGGTCTCCAGATCGTTGCGGGCGAACCACTGGGCACACTCGTCGAAGGCGGCCACCAGCCGGTCGTCCCGTCCGCAACCGGTTTCAAAGGACTTCTTGATATCCAGCAGCGCCTGGGCCGCACTGGTGCCGGGCTCCGAGCGAAGCGACCGCCAGAGGCTGATATACCGCCGTTCGGAACCGACAATCCGCCCAAGGGCCAACGCGACCTCCTCGCGCGATACCGAATCCTGACGGCTTCGGAGGAAGGCGATCAGGTCGTCGGTGGCCTCCGATGCCCGCAGGATGCCCAGCGCCGAGGCGTAGGCCAGCCGGACCCCGTCGTCGGTCTCGCAGCGAAACTCCCGCAACAGAAATGGAATACTCTCGACGTCGCCGAGAGTCGCCAGAGCCCGGGCGCTTCGGGCCCGCAACAGGCTGTAGTCGGACAGAAGGGTCTCGCGCAGCGGCAAGACGGCGCTCTTGTCGCCGATTCGCCCCAAAGCCCACGCCGCCGCAATCGCCAGGTCCGGCTCCTTCCCGCCAAGAACCAGCAGCAGCTCGTCCACCAGCTCCGGACGCGCCGGCATGCGGGCGACCGAGATGATCGCCTCGTACCGCACGTTGAAGCTCGGATCGTGAAGCGCCTCGATCAGCTCGTTGATGCTCAGCGGGTTGCGGGCCTGGCCCATCCGCTCCGTCGTGCTCACCCGCTCCCCCTCGTCCCGCGCCAGGTGGTACCGCACCATCGTGCCGATCGCCATCACCGGATGACCCTGCAGGAACATGCCGACGAACCGCCCCGTGGGCATCGCCCCATCGCCCCGAACCCGGCTCATCACGATCACCCCGCACGTCAGCATCGAAAAACACGCCGCGAACAGCGGCGTGTACTGGTCGACCGTGAACACCGAAACCTTCGACGAAATCCCGCCGCAAAAATCCAGAAACCGCCCCGCCAGCAGCGGAGCGATCCCCGCGGTCAGTCCCGCCCACGCGTAGAACACCGCCATGTACCCCGTCTTGTGCTCCGCCGGAACCGCGCTGACGTAAAGATACCGCCCATACCCGATCTGCCAACCCATCGTCGCCACCCCCACCACCAGCGCCGCCCCCATCGCCAGCGCCGCACTCGCCGGCGACTGACGCGGCAGCAGAAACCAGATCACCGGCAGCAGCAGCATCACGCCCAGCCCCGACAGCATCACCGGCTTGCTCCCGTACCGGTCCGACGCCCATCCCCACAGGTACGATGACACCATGATCCCCGCGTACGCCCCCACGTCCAGCAGCACCACCTTGCCCGTGGCCAGCCCGATCTGTTCCTTCATATACAGCGGAACGAACGCCGCCAGCGGGTTGAACCCGAAAATCACCAACGCCAACCCCACCAGGAACAGCCGAAAGTTCCGGTCGCGTAGCGAATCCAGCATCGTGCCGAAGTGCCGGGTCTGAACCGTGCCGTCCGGTGGTTCGCCACCGGGAACGAAGCTGAAGCACCACGTCGAAACCAGCCCCGCCACCACCCCCACCCCGATCAGCACCACGAAACGGTACAGCGAATCGAAATGCCCCACGACATGGCTGGCGACGATGAGCGTGACGATCGCCGCCACCGTCGAAAGGATCGTGTTGATCGCACCCAGCTTGCCCCGGATGTTGTTCGGCACCGCCTCCTGCTGCCACGGAATAAACGCCGACTCCGCGATCGCCCGCGCCACCGCGAAACCCAACACCGTCACCGCCACCCAGACGAACGCCGACTCCCGCCCGAAGTGCAACAGCACCAGCGGCACCAGCATCAGCAGACCCGCCACGATCTTGCGAGCCGCAAAGAACCAGACGAACGTCCGCTTGAACCCCAACCGCGCCGACAGCGGCGTACTGATCACCGCGATGATCGCCGCGAACGGAATCAACGCCAGCAGAAAACCGATCTGGGTCTTCTCCAGACCCAGCTCGTTCAAAAACAGAATGAACACCGACCCGAAAACCGTCAGAATGCAGAATATCTGATTCCAGACGTTCCCAGCGTAGAGCCAGGGCAATCGGCGCAACTTGTCCACATCGGTCAACGGCTTGCCCATCAGCGGCGGCTCCTGCGGCACCTGCAATCACAAAGGTTCATTGTATCACCGCCGGTCCCCCGTTTCTATCTCCCGGCTCGGGATTCATTGTGGCAGACCCGCCGGAAAAGGCTTGAAACGCCATACGCAGGCGGGAAACATAGCGTCAACCCGAGACCGTCGACGAAAGTCCGTCGTGGGCCTCAGCGGATGAGTTTAAGGAGATGGACGTGCCGGTATGCCTGGTTCAGGAAATCATGAGGGCGTGTGCGTTTGTGGCGGCGATGTCGGCTGAGGGGCCGGATGTGTCGGGTTTTGCATCCCGCGTTCGGAGCGGGTCGTGGGTTGAGAAGTGGCCGGATGAGAAAGGCGAGCTGGTCGCCTCGACGGTGCAGGGGGAGATATGGACCGAGGCGATCCAGGCGGCCATCGATCAGCACCGGGCGGTGTATCTGCCGAAGCGCGACAAGCCGTACTACATTGACGCGCCGATCGTGTTGCGCAGCGGGTGTCGGTTGGTTGCCGATCCGGAGGCGGAGATTCGGCTGAGGCCCGGCAGCAACCGCTGCATGGTGCGCAACGAGCACATCGTGGACGGGCACAGCGGACCGGTCGAGCCCGACGCGAACGCCGATGAGGATTTGCAGATCGTCGGAGGCATCTGGACGACGCTGGCCACGACGGACCAGGAGTCGAACGGGAACGCGAACGGCTGGGCGCTGCCGGGCGGACCTTTTTGCGCCCATGGGACGATCCTGTTGAGCAACGTGCGGCGGGTCGTGGTGCGCGATGTGACGATCCGGCAGTGCCGGCCGCACGGGATCCAGATCAGCAACGCCTCGCACTTTCTGGTGGAGAACATCCGGTTCGACCGTCATCACCGCGACGGCGTACACATCAACGGCCCGGCGTCGTTCGGGCACGTTCGCAACGTGCGGGTCGTGCGGGGCGTGATGGGCGACGACCTGATCGCGTTGAACGCGTGGGACTGGTATCACACGGTGGTCAGTTTCGGCCCGATCCATCACGTGCTGGTCGAGGACGTGGTCGGCCAGGCGCCGTCCGAGCCGAAGGCCCCATCGGAGATCCGCCTGCTGGGCGGCACGAAGCGCTATGCCGACGGCCGGACGGTCGATTGCGATATCCACGATTGCGTGCTGCGGAATATCGAGGGCATTCGCACCTTCAAGGCCTACGATCAACCGAACCTGGAGTGCGGCCGCGACAAGGACTTCGCCGATCCTATCGGCAACATCAAAAACGTCCAAATCGAGAACGTCCGTTTCGCCGCGGACCACGGCGCCGCCCCCTTTCAGATCGCCCACAACGTCGACGGGCTGACGATCCGCGACGTGCGGCTGGGCTTCGAGCCGA
This portion of the Phycisphaerae bacterium genome encodes:
- a CDS encoding serine/threonine protein kinase → MPDQGDTSSASASSFGGGEDTLVSKLVLKHKLATTQEIKSCLVRKKQLADRGQDKPLSEVLVEQGCVTAAQMQRLIADADQKPAKQLFPGYQLLDKLGKGAMATVYKARQLSLDRVVAVKVLPHRYSENAEFVDRFYREGKAAAKLNHRNIVQAIDVGEAGGYHYFVMEYVDGYTVHDVLAKSKRYPESEAVDLILQIADALAHAHARGLVHRDVKPKNIMLTRDGVAKLADMGLAREVSDTRLAQSEAGRAYGTPYYISPEQIRGEVDIDFRADIYSLGATFYHMVAGRVPFDAPNPTAVMLKHLREQLTPPDHINPELSVGCAEIIEVMMAKRREDRYQSTEEMLEDLRAVREGRPPVHARAIFDVNELANLEEQGSPAEPPVHGSAAAAAQMVAGWKVAVAVLAMLLVLSLIVNVVLLLGS
- a CDS encoding MFS transporter; this encodes MGKPLTDVDKLRRLPWLYAGNVWNQIFCILTVFGSVFILFLNELGLEKTQIGFLLALIPFAAIIAVISTPLSARLGFKRTFVWFFAARKIVAGLLMLVPLVLLHFGRESAFVWVAVTVLGFAVARAIAESAFIPWQQEAVPNNIRGKLGAINTILSTVAAIVTLIVASHVVGHFDSLYRFVVLIGVGVVAGLVSTWCFSFVPGGEPPDGTVQTRHFGTMLDSLRDRNFRLFLVGLALVIFGFNPLAAFVPLYMKEQIGLATGKVVLLDVGAYAGIMVSSYLWGWASDRYGSKPVMLSGLGVMLLLPVIWFLLPRQSPASAALAMGAALVVGVATMGWQIGYGRYLYVSAVPAEHKTGYMAVFYAWAGLTAGIAPLLAGRFLDFCGGISSKVSVFTVDQYTPLFAACFSMLTCGVIVMSRVRGDGAMPTGRFVGMFLQGHPVMAIGTMVRYHLARDEGERVSTTERMGQARNPLSINELIEALHDPSFNVRYEAIISVARMPARPELVDELLLVLGGKEPDLAIAAAWALGRIGDKSAVLPLRETLLSDYSLLRARSARALATLGDVESIPFLLREFRCETDDGVRLAYASALGILRASEATDDLIAFLRSRQDSVSREEVALALGRIVGSERRYISLWRSLRSEPGTSAAQALLDIKKSFETGCGRDDRLVAAFDECAQWFARNDLETGARRLSMTVRELLADARDDALDAIIQECGEQLARGGGARMEYVLLALHAAAARPRSPRVKAKCPDKPLPGTEQQFSR